The region GGAATCATCCTATCAGCGCCGGGCCGACCTGATCCCCAACCTGGTGGAAGTGGTCAAGGGATACGCCAAGCATGAAGCCGATACCCTCAAGGCGGTCACCGAGGCCCGCGCCAAGGTCGGTTCCATGCAGGTCAGCAAGGATGTCCTCAACAATCCCGAGAGCCTGGACAAGTTTCAAAAGGCCCAGGGGGAACTCTCCGGCGCCCTCTCCCGCCTGATGGTGGTGGTGGAGAAGTACCCGGACCTGAAGGCCAACCAGAATTTCATGGACCTGCAGAAACAGCTCGAAGGGACCGAGAACCGCATAAACGTGGCCCGTGAGCGCTACAACAAAAGCGTGCAGGTATTCAACACCAGTATCCGCACCTTTCCCAATTCCCTCACCAACTCGCTGCTGCTGCACCTGAACCGCAAAGAGGCGTTCAAGGCGGAAGAGGGGGCAAAAACGGCGCCCAAGATCAAGTTCTAGCTAAAACCGTGTCCCGTGCGGCCGCTTCTCCACCGCACGGGGCACGCACGGTGACGGGGGCATTACCATGAGGTTACGCAACATATTCATACTGGCGCTTCTGGTGCTCCTGCCTCTCCCGTTGCCGGCCCTCGATGTACCGCAGCTCAACGGCAGGGTCAACGATTATGCCCGGCTGCTGTCGCCCGAAACCGCGCAGCGGCTGGAGCAGAAACTGGCCGCTTTCGAACGCGGTTCTTCCACCCAGATAGCCGTGCTGACCGTCCCCACCCTCCAGGGGGACGATATCGACCAATTCTCCATCCGCGTGGCCGAACAGTGGAAGCTCGGGCAGAAGGGGAGGGACAACGGCGTGCTGCTGATCCTGGCCCAGGCCGAGCGCAGGGTGCGCATCGAGGTCGGCATGGGACTCCAGGGGGTGCTGCCGGACATAACCGCCAGCCATATCATCCGTGACGTCATGCGTCCCCATCTCAAATCCGGCAACTTCGACCAGGGCATCACCGCCGGCATCGACGCCATCATCGCCGCGACCGCGGGTGAATTCAAGGCCACTCCCCAGGATGCGGGCAAACGGGCTCATAAAAAAAGCTCGTCCTCGCTCCCGGTGCTCCTCCTGCTGATCGCTGTCGTGGCCGTCCTGCTCGGCGCCTTTTCCCGCTACCTGAGCGGCCTGGCCGGGGCGATCGGTCTGCCGCTGGCCGCATTCCTGGCCTTTCCCGGCCTGGGCCTGGTGATGTTGTTGATCCTGGCCGGCGTCGGCCTCGTGGTGGGATTCCTGCTCAGTCTCTTGTTCTCCGGCATGTTCGGCGGGGGGGGCGGAGGCGGTTTCTACGGCGGAGGATGGGGAGGCGGCGGTTTTTACGGCGGCGGGGGTGGTTCATCCGGTGGCGATGGCGGTTTTTCCGGCGGGGGCGGCGACTTCGACGGCGGCGGGTCGTCGGACGATTATTGATGCCGGTTTCGGGTCAAGAAAGCAATCAGGGCGGCGGGGGCGTACCGGCAGCAGGTTGAGGAACCGGAGACGAACCACTCCGGAGAGCCCCCTCATGTGGGGCATGGCCCGCTGGGTATCCCCGCCTACTTCATCAGGATCTTCAGGGCCTGCTTGAGCAACTCCTCCACCGTGGCGCCCCCTGCGGCGTCAAGTCCCCCCAGGGCCTTGCGCACCTGCGGCTCCTTGTACCCCAGGTTGAGCAGCGCCGAGACGACGTCATCCACGACACCCTCCGCCGGCACCTCCCGCGCCTCCAGGACCGGGGCGGAGGCGAGATCGAGCTTGCCGGCCTTGTCCTTCAACTCCAGGGCCAGGCGCTCGGCGGTCTTCTTGCCGATGCCCGGAATGGCGGAGAGCTTGAGGACATCCCCCTGAACAAGGGCCTGGGCAAGCGGGCCGGGCTGAATATTGGAGAGGATGTCGCGGGCCATCTTGGGGCCGATGCCCGAAACCGAGATCAGCAGTTGGAAAAAGGATTTTTCCAGACGGGTGCGGAAACCGTACAGGTGGATAGCGTCCTCACGCACGCTGGTATGGATGTGGAGCGAGGCGGTCCCCCCCTCCTCGGGCAGTTCGTAGTAGGTGGAAAAGGGGATCAACACCCGGTAGCCGACACCATGTACGTCGAGGATGATGTGGTCGGGCGATTTATGGGCAATAACCCCGGTCAGCAGTGCGATCATAGCTTCATGTCCCTCCAGGAGCGAGGTTTCCGCGACGCCGGTTTAGCGCTCCCGGTCATCTGTTTCAGGGCGGCGGAGTTGATGTGGCAGACCGCCACCGCCAAGGCGTCGGAGGCGTCGGCCTGGGCGATCTCGGGCAACCCTAAAAGCGCCTTGAGCATCTTCTGCACCTGGCTTTTTTCGGCCCTCCCCTGCCCCACCACCGCCTGCTTGACCTGGAGCGCCGTATATTCGGCCACCGGCAGGCCGGCATGCACCGCCGCCACGATGGCCGCCCCCCGCGCCTGGCCCAACTTGAGGGCGCTCTGCGCATTGGTCGAGAAGAAGACGTTTTCCACCGCCACCTCCTCGGGCCGGTACTGGGCGATGACGGAGCAAAGGCCGTCGAAGATCCGTTTCAGGCGGCCGGGAAAATCAGCGGCGCTGTCGGTGAAGATAGCGCCGTTGTCAACGTGAACGAGACGGTTTCCCTGCTGTTCCACGATACCGTAACCGGTGATGCGCGAACCGGGATCGATGCCCAATACCCTCATGGCTGCACCGGTTCATGCATTGAGCAGCCCGGCGACCCACACGGCATAGCAGACGGCCAGCACGCCCCCCCACACCATGGCGGGCCGTTTTTCGAAGCGCCCCCGCTCGGGGAACGCGGCAAAAAGAAAGATCAGAGCCGCCGCCAGCCATCCGGCAAATCCGACGATGGTAACCATACCCCACGCCTCGTTCATTATCGCATTATCCTTTCCCGACCAGACGCCTGAAAAACGTCCCCAAACGGAGCTTCCACACCATGGTGACCGCCTCCCGGACGATCTTGCCGGACATCTTCGAGGTGCCCGCATGCCGGTCGATGAAGATGATCGGCACCTCGACGATCCTGAACCCCTTTTCCATGCAGCGGTAGTTCATCTCTATCTGAAACGAGTAGCCGTCCGACTTGACGCTGTCCAGATCGAAGGCCTCGATCACGGAACGGCGGAAACATTTGAACCCGCTCGTACAGTCCTTGACCCGAAGGCCGGTCACAAAGCGGGTGTAGACACTGGCGAAGAAGCTGAGCATCAGGCGGCGGATGGGCCAGTTGACGACGCTGACGCCGTTGAGGTAGCGCGACCCCACGACCAGGTCCGCGTTCTGGATGGCCTCGAGAAAGACCGGGAGCACCGTCGGGGAATGGGAGAAATCGGCGTCCATCTCGATCAGGTAGTCGGCCCCTTTGGCCAGGGCCTCCTTGAAGCCCGCCCGATAGGCAGACCCGAGGCCGAGTTTGCCGGAGCGGTGGATCACACTGATTCGCCCGTTCCCGGCGGCCAGTTCGTCGGCCAGTTTTCCGGTGCCGTCGGGCGAATTGTCATCCACGAATAATATGTGCAGATCGGGATGCTGGGCGAGTATCTCTCCGGAAAGGCGGATGATGTTGTCCCGCTCGTTGTAGGTGGGAATGACGACGATGGCTTTCAAGTTCCGAATTCTCCAGGGCGCGTGGAATGGTCGCCAGCATGTTCCGCAACTGACGAATGTACGGCATGACCTGCGTAAAAGTCAAGGCGGATAACCCCGGCCCTCCGCCGCACAACCCCGGGCATGGGGAGGCCCCGGAAGTGGGGCCGCCAGGCGGGGATACGAACGTGCCCCCCCGGGCGCGGCCTTTTCCCGGAGTTTTACGGCAAAAACAGGTCAAACGAATATTCCAGCAAGTTCCATACCGCACTGGGGGCACGCGTTGCCGGCAAGCCTGTTATCGAGTACTTGGAACCCTCCGCGCCTGACGACCGTGGCCTTGCATGCCGGGCAGTCCGTGTTTTCGCGGCCTCCTGCCAGATTTCCCACGTAGAGGTAACGCAGGCCGGCCCGACGGCCGGCCTCGATCGCCCGCTCCAGGCTCGCCGGCGGCGTGGGCTCCCGATCCGTCATCCGGTACTGGGGGAAGAACCGGGAAATATGCCACGGCACGTCCGGCCCCAGCTCCTCGGCAATGAAGCGCGCGATTCCGTCCAGTTGTTCATCGGAATCGTTTTCCCCGGGGATCACGAGGGTCGTGATTTCAAGCCAGATCCCGCGGCGCCGGTAGTCGCGGATGCATTCCAGCACCTCCGCCAGGCGCGCCCCTGCCACGCGCCGGTAAAAATCGTCGGTGAAGCCTTTCAGGTCGATATTCGCCGCGTCCAGAACCGGGGCAACCGCGTCCAGCGCCCGGGGGGTGATATAGCCGTTGGTGACGAAGATGTTCTTCAGGCCGGCAGCGGAAGCCAGGCGGGCGCAATCGAGGGCGTACTCGCAGAAAACGGTCGGCTCGGTGTAGGTGTAGGAGATGGAACGGCAGCCGTTCCGCAGGGCCCGCTCGACGACCTGTTCGGGCGTTGTGGTCTGGCCGGGGACTTCCGCGGCGGGACCCGGCTCGTACTGGGCGATGGTGTAGTTCTGGCAGTGGCGGCAGCGGAAATTGCACCCCACCGTGGCGATGGAATAGCTCGTGGTGCCGGGCAAGACATGGAAGAGCGGTTTCTTTTCCACCGGGTCCACATGTTCGGCCACCACCCGGCCATACACCAGGGACATGAGCCGGCCGGCCCGGTTTTCCCGGACACGGCAGATACCGCGTTTTCCGGGGGCAATCCGGCAGTGGTGACGGCACAGGAAGCATTCGACGACATCGTTGGGCAGCTTTTCGTAGAAAAGAGCTTCGCGCATGACATACCTCCCTTGCTGCGTCCGGGGTGTTCGGCCGGTCAGGGGGAACGGCGGGGGGAAGCGGTTATCAGCCGCACCTGACGCTCATGGAACCAATAGTAGTAGGCCCAGTTCATCAGCACCAGCAAACGATTGCGGAATCCGATCAGGTAGTAGAGATGCAGCAGCAGCCAGACCAGCCAGGCCGGATAGCCCGAAAAACTCACGCCGTGGGTGGTGGCCACCGCGGCGTTTCTGCCGATGGTGGCCATGGTCCCCTTGTCCAGGTACCGGAAGGGAGGCAAGGACGCCCCCTCCTCCCGGGCAAGGATGGCGCGGGCAACGTACTGCCCCTGCTGGCTGGCCACCGGCGCCAGCATGGGCAGGGGGACGCCGTCCTGCTCCCGGCAGGCCATGTCGCCGATGGCAAAGACCTCCGGGTGGCCTGCAATGCTCAGGTCGGGGGCCACGATGATCCGGCCCGCCCCTCCCTGGGCAAGCCCGAGTTTTCCCGCCAGTTCGACGGCCGCCACGCCTGCCGACCAGAACAGGGTATGGGTCGGGATGACCTCGCCACCGTTGATATGGACATGCTCCCCGTCCGCACCGCTCACCCGGGTCTGGAGCATGACCTCGACCCCCATGGAGCGCAACCGCTCCAGCGCGTACCCCTGCAATCGCTGCGGCATGACAGCCAAAAGGGACGAGGCGGCTTCCATGAGGATGATGCGGGTTTCCTCCGGCCGCACTTCGGGATAGTCGCGGGAGAGCACGTGGGCGACCAGTTCGCGCAGGGCGCCGGCGAATTCGACCCCGGTCGGGCCGCCCCCGACGACGACAAAGGTCAAAAGCGCCCGCCGCCGCTCCGGGTCGGGCTCGCGGGAGGCCTGTTCAAAGGCCAGCAGCACATGGTTGCGCAACTCCTCGGCCTGGTCCAGGCGTTTGAGATCGAAAGCGTGCCGCTCGATAGCCTCCTGGCCGAAAAAATTGGTACGGCTGCCGGCCGCCAGGATCAGGTAGTCGTAAGGTATCTCCCCGTCTTCGAGCATGAGCCGTTTGC is a window of Geobacter sp. FeAm09 DNA encoding:
- a CDS encoding LemA family protein; translated protein: MKRIVAKLPILLLLALLSGCGYNTMQANEEAVVAAWGNVESSYQRRADLIPNLVEVVKGYAKHEADTLKAVTEARAKVGSMQVSKDVLNNPESLDKFQKAQGELSGALSRLMVVVEKYPDLKANQNFMDLQKQLEGTENRINVARERYNKSVQVFNTSIRTFPNSLTNSLLLHLNRKEAFKAEEGAKTAPKIKF
- a CDS encoding YgcG family protein, with the protein product MRLRNIFILALLVLLPLPLPALDVPQLNGRVNDYARLLSPETAQRLEQKLAAFERGSSTQIAVLTVPTLQGDDIDQFSIRVAEQWKLGQKGRDNGVLLILAQAERRVRIEVGMGLQGVLPDITASHIIRDVMRPHLKSGNFDQGITAGIDAIIAATAGEFKATPQDAGKRAHKKSSSSLPVLLLLIAVVAVLLGAFSRYLSGLAGAIGLPLAAFLAFPGLGLVMLLILAGVGLVVGFLLSLLFSGMFGGGGGGGFYGGGWGGGGFYGGGGGSSGGDGGFSGGGGDFDGGGSSDDY
- the ruvA gene encoding Holliday junction branch migration protein RuvA, translated to MIALLTGVIAHKSPDHIILDVHGVGYRVLIPFSTYYELPEEGGTASLHIHTSVREDAIHLYGFRTRLEKSFFQLLISVSGIGPKMARDILSNIQPGPLAQALVQGDVLKLSAIPGIGKKTAERLALELKDKAGKLDLASAPVLEAREVPAEGVVDDVVSALLNLGYKEPQVRKALGGLDAAGGATVEELLKQALKILMK
- the ruvC gene encoding crossover junction endodeoxyribonuclease RuvC; amino-acid sequence: MRVLGIDPGSRITGYGIVEQQGNRLVHVDNGAIFTDSAADFPGRLKRIFDGLCSVIAQYRPEEVAVENVFFSTNAQSALKLGQARGAAIVAAVHAGLPVAEYTALQVKQAVVGQGRAEKSQVQKMLKALLGLPEIAQADASDALAVAVCHINSAALKQMTGSAKPASRKPRSWRDMKL
- a CDS encoding polyprenol monophosphomannose synthase → MKAIVVIPTYNERDNIIRLSGEILAQHPDLHILFVDDNSPDGTGKLADELAAGNGRISVIHRSGKLGLGSAYRAGFKEALAKGADYLIEMDADFSHSPTVLPVFLEAIQNADLVVGSRYLNGVSVVNWPIRRLMLSFFASVYTRFVTGLRVKDCTSGFKCFRRSVIEAFDLDSVKSDGYSFQIEMNYRCMEKGFRIVEVPIIFIDRHAGTSKMSGKIVREAVTMVWKLRLGTFFRRLVGKG
- the amrS gene encoding AmmeMemoRadiSam system radical SAM enzyme, whose amino-acid sequence is MREALFYEKLPNDVVECFLCRHHCRIAPGKRGICRVRENRAGRLMSLVYGRVVAEHVDPVEKKPLFHVLPGTTSYSIATVGCNFRCRHCQNYTIAQYEPGPAAEVPGQTTTPEQVVERALRNGCRSISYTYTEPTVFCEYALDCARLASAAGLKNIFVTNGYITPRALDAVAPVLDAANIDLKGFTDDFYRRVAGARLAEVLECIRDYRRRGIWLEITTLVIPGENDSDEQLDGIARFIAEELGPDVPWHISRFFPQYRMTDREPTPPASLERAIEAGRRAGLRYLYVGNLAGGRENTDCPACKATVVRRGGFQVLDNRLAGNACPQCGMELAGIFV
- a CDS encoding NAD(P)/FAD-dependent oxidoreductase is translated as MKRVVIAGMGFGGLRAAKGLAGSGLEIVMVDRHNYHLFQPLLYQVATAGLEQESIAYPIRALARRWKGARFRLGEVTGVDFTGKRLMLEDGEIPYDYLILAAGSRTNFFGQEAIERHAFDLKRLDQAEELRNHVLLAFEQASREPDPERRRALLTFVVVGGGPTGVEFAGALRELVAHVLSRDYPEVRPEETRIILMEAASSLLAVMPQRLQGYALERLRSMGVEVMLQTRVSGADGEHVHINGGEVIPTHTLFWSAGVAAVELAGKLGLAQGGAGRIIVAPDLSIAGHPEVFAIGDMACREQDGVPLPMLAPVASQQGQYVARAILAREEGASLPPFRYLDKGTMATIGRNAAVATTHGVSFSGYPAWLVWLLLHLYYLIGFRNRLLVLMNWAYYYWFHERQVRLITASPRRSP